A section of the Dehalobacter sp. DCM genome encodes:
- a CDS encoding valine--tRNA ligase: MNEEQQMAKIYDPGQVEDKWYEYWEKNGFFTPEVSGEQEPFSIVMPPPNVTGSLHLGHAMDNTLQDILTRFKRMQGFNTLWIPGTDHAGIATQAKVEEQLAKEGTNRHELGREKFLERVWAWKEQYGGTITRQLRKLGASCDWSRERFTMNAGCSKAVREVFVNLYQKGLIYRGNYIVNWCSKCHTTISDIEVEHNEREGHLWHIRYPAADGGDGVVVATTRPETMLGDVAVAVHPEDERYRHLAGKTVILPLMNREIPVITDEYVEKEFGTGAVKITPAHDPNDFEMGLRHHLEQITVLSSDAKINENGGKYQGMDRYEARREIVKDLEALGLLEKIEPHTHAVGECYRCSTVVEPRVSQQWFVKMKPLAEPAIQVVHDGDLQFVPERFARIYTGWLENIRDWCISRQLWWGHRIPVWYCQNCGAEICVKEDPEVCPQCGSHHLEQDPDVLDTWFSSALWPFSTMGWPEKTAELQTYYPTSVLVTGRDIIFFWVARMIFMGLEFQKDVPFHKVMIHGLILDAQGRKMSKSLGNGIDPIEVINEYGADTLRFMLITGNTPGNDLRFHFEKLESTRNFLNKIWNASRFVLMNLEDYDSGNYLDLPTALTLADRWILSRYEDTVLNVTAALDRYDLGEAGRLLYEFIWSDYCDWYIELTKKRLYAKENEDDRRTAQRILLEVLEGTMRLAHPLIPFLTEEIWQHLPGHGTTIMLSAWPEAKGYKNVRIENEMILLMDVIRAVRNIRADMGVAPGRKADILLVAPEQETMDILTSGIEDIKQLAGAEKITIVQQMDKKPAQSASAVLTGISVYVPLKGLLDLDKEISKIRKEIENTLKEQKRLEDKLANPGFVGKAPQDVVNKEKEKLDDVMVRLRSLKLRLSDLSEELE, encoded by the coding sequence ATGAATGAGGAACAGCAAATGGCCAAAATATACGATCCTGGCCAGGTAGAAGACAAGTGGTATGAATACTGGGAAAAGAATGGTTTCTTTACACCCGAGGTCAGTGGAGAACAGGAACCTTTCAGTATTGTTATGCCGCCGCCAAATGTAACAGGATCGCTGCATTTGGGTCATGCGATGGATAACACCCTGCAGGATATCCTGACACGGTTTAAACGGATGCAGGGATTTAATACGCTGTGGATCCCCGGCACGGACCATGCCGGCATCGCCACCCAGGCGAAGGTCGAAGAGCAGTTAGCTAAGGAAGGGACAAACCGACACGAACTTGGACGTGAAAAATTTTTGGAAAGAGTCTGGGCATGGAAAGAGCAGTATGGCGGAACGATTACCCGTCAGCTGCGTAAGCTCGGGGCTTCCTGCGACTGGTCACGTGAAAGGTTTACAATGAATGCAGGCTGTTCCAAGGCTGTTCGCGAAGTGTTTGTCAACTTATATCAAAAAGGATTGATTTACCGCGGCAACTATATTGTCAATTGGTGCTCCAAGTGCCATACGACCATATCCGATATTGAAGTTGAACATAATGAACGGGAAGGTCATTTGTGGCATATCCGTTATCCGGCTGCCGATGGCGGTGACGGTGTTGTTGTAGCTACAACCCGTCCGGAAACGATGCTCGGTGACGTGGCCGTTGCTGTTCATCCTGAGGATGAGCGCTACCGTCATTTAGCCGGAAAGACCGTGATCCTGCCGCTGATGAACCGAGAAATTCCTGTTATAACCGATGAGTACGTCGAGAAAGAATTCGGGACAGGAGCGGTAAAAATAACCCCGGCGCATGACCCGAATGATTTTGAAATGGGGCTCCGCCATCATCTCGAACAAATCACTGTTTTAAGCAGTGATGCCAAAATCAATGAGAACGGCGGCAAATATCAGGGCATGGACCGGTACGAAGCCCGCCGGGAAATTGTCAAAGACTTGGAAGCGCTCGGGCTGCTTGAGAAAATTGAGCCTCATACCCACGCTGTCGGCGAATGCTATCGTTGTTCGACGGTTGTTGAACCCCGCGTCAGTCAGCAGTGGTTTGTCAAAATGAAACCCTTGGCTGAACCTGCCATTCAGGTCGTTCACGATGGCGATCTGCAATTTGTGCCGGAACGGTTTGCCCGGATCTATACTGGCTGGCTGGAAAACATCCGAGATTGGTGTATCTCCAGACAACTCTGGTGGGGCCACCGCATCCCGGTTTGGTATTGCCAGAATTGCGGGGCAGAAATCTGTGTCAAAGAGGATCCTGAGGTTTGTCCCCAATGCGGCAGCCATCATCTTGAACAGGATCCGGATGTATTGGACACCTGGTTCTCTTCAGCTCTTTGGCCATTTTCAACTATGGGCTGGCCGGAAAAGACAGCCGAGCTGCAAACGTATTATCCGACCAGTGTACTGGTGACCGGAAGGGATATTATTTTCTTCTGGGTTGCTCGGATGATATTTATGGGACTGGAATTCCAAAAGGATGTACCTTTTCACAAGGTGATGATCCATGGTCTGATTCTCGATGCGCAGGGGCGCAAGATGAGTAAATCGCTGGGCAATGGGATTGACCCGATCGAGGTCATCAACGAGTACGGAGCCGATACGCTGCGCTTTATGCTGATTACAGGGAACACACCGGGAAATGATCTGCGCTTTCACTTCGAGAAATTGGAATCCACACGTAACTTCCTGAATAAGATTTGGAACGCCTCTCGTTTTGTTCTGATGAACTTGGAAGATTACGACTCCGGTAACTACTTGGATCTGCCCACTGCCCTCACTTTAGCTGACCGATGGATTCTCTCGCGCTATGAAGATACCGTACTCAATGTAACAGCCGCATTGGATCGCTATGATCTTGGTGAGGCCGGTAGATTGCTTTATGAATTTATTTGGAGCGATTACTGCGATTGGTATATCGAACTGACAAAGAAACGGCTGTATGCAAAAGAAAATGAAGATGATCGTCGGACTGCGCAGCGTATCCTGCTGGAGGTCCTGGAGGGGACGATGCGGCTTGCGCATCCGCTTATCCCGTTCCTCACGGAGGAGATCTGGCAGCATTTGCCCGGACACGGGACGACTATTATGCTCAGTGCGTGGCCGGAAGCCAAAGGCTATAAAAATGTCCGGATTGAAAACGAGATGATCCTATTGATGGATGTTATTCGCGCTGTTCGAAACATCCGAGCGGATATGGGTGTCGCGCCCGGACGCAAAGCGGATATCCTGCTGGTAGCACCTGAGCAAGAAACAATGGATATCCTGACAAGCGGCATTGAAGATATCAAGCAGCTGGCCGGTGCAGAAAAAATAACGATTGTTCAACAGATGGACAAAAAGCCGGCGCAGTCCGCGAGCGCAGTCCTGACCGGTATTTCCGTTTATGTTCCATTAAAAGGACTCTTGGATCTCGACAAGGAGATCTCTAAAATACGTAAAGAAATTGAAAATACGTTAAAAGAACAAAAACGGCTGGAAGATAAACTGGCAAATCCCGGCTTTGTGGGCAAAGCGCCGCAAGATGTTGTTAATAAGGAAAAAGAGAAACTGGATGACGTTATGGTCCGGCTGCGTTCTCTTAAGCTGAGACTCTCCGATTTGAGCGAAGAGCTTGAATAG
- a CDS encoding MBL fold metallo-hydrolase, whose translation MINKLLGSISKLTESSVEVAPDICLLQFTVVNVCLVGSSDSWMLVDTALHHSADFIINTAAEYFGKDNPPQLILLTHGHFDHIGSVLDLAETWDVPVFAHEREIPYLTGKKDYPLPDPSADEGLIAKLSPSFPHRSINLDYRAVALPRDGRIPGFPEWRWIHTPGHTEGHVSFFRKKDKTLLVGDAFTTTKQESALSVLTQAEQVKGPPAYFTSDWETAEKSVAKLRALEPELAIPSHGLPLKGKELTAHLDRLVRHFKTIAVPDKEKDRQREE comes from the coding sequence ATGATCAACAAGCTGCTTGGCAGTATTTCCAAATTAACGGAGTCTTCCGTAGAGGTCGCACCGGATATCTGCCTGCTGCAATTTACCGTGGTCAACGTCTGTCTTGTTGGTTCTTCAGACTCCTGGATGCTTGTTGATACCGCACTCCATCATTCTGCTGATTTTATCATTAACACTGCTGCGGAATATTTTGGAAAGGATAATCCGCCGCAATTGATTTTATTAACCCATGGACACTTTGATCATATTGGTTCTGTTCTTGATTTGGCGGAGACCTGGGATGTTCCCGTATTTGCTCATGAACGGGAAATTCCGTACCTCACTGGGAAAAAGGATTATCCCCTACCTGATCCTTCTGCAGATGAGGGACTTATTGCCAAATTGTCACCGTCCTTTCCCCACCGCAGTATTAACCTGGATTATCGGGCTGTAGCCCTGCCGCGTGACGGGCGAATTCCCGGTTTTCCTGAGTGGCGTTGGATCCATACGCCCGGTCATACGGAAGGTCATGTATCTTTTTTCAGAAAAAAGGATAAAACGCTTCTTGTGGGCGATGCCTTTACGACGACCAAACAGGAATCCGCGCTGTCTGTTCTGACGCAAGCAGAGCAAGTCAAAGGACCACCGGCATATTTCACTTCAGACTGGGAGACTGCTGAAAAATCTGTGGCTAAGCTTAGGGCACTGGAGCCTGAGCTGGCAATACCCAGTCACGGACTACCTTTGAAAGGGAAAGAACTAACGGCTCATCTCGATCGGCTTGTTCGTCATTTTAAGACCATCGCAGTTCCGGACAAAGAAAAAGACCGGCAAAGGGAAGAATAA
- a CDS encoding ArnT family glycosyltransferase, producing the protein MRKREMAILFFLLVFLFVIRLYHINTPPLEMADSWRQADTESMARNFLQYDPHLFHPNLNYDGPFPNIPALEIQITPYLIAILYRIFGQHYFLARLVPIIFFLVSAAFLYLFARLHMDKRGAAFSALIYGILPVNVYYSRAVMPESAALMFWIGGIYLFDLGLRQSKKKVLALSAILMALAIMTKPPVIFAALPMMYLCFHYDGRQWLKNGILWLYAFVTLGIAAGYYYHSAGVADYLFTVGISRDLVFKHALTAFYSTEALKFFAGTLPVTLGFTGIILTLAGLFTLSSNQKIFMVWFLAMVLEVVLIVSPIRLSYYLIFLTVPCSLLIGNFIAQISSANPKTSTTFLKSLSNSLTHFLHPKSVWVPHVPASSEARKAKRGCCDGHCTSTSFLNSLYTSNQVCVPQFRRQAEHGLRSAALCAKDGARAESGMWHADQPRLLHPSVMVFRERCTRHSPGVGRGKAKGSMLIACTLLFILMAESYHAVKPMYTVNTAMAEQVAVVRQITQPNDLLVVGSIDPCLLSLADRRGWRYHIRIYSEVPQDPINELNYYIQRGAKYFVPVLGKIYGDENNQLLTFIQKKYPKIENVPGYPMYILQ; encoded by the coding sequence GTGAGAAAAAGAGAAATGGCCATCCTGTTTTTTTTGCTTGTTTTCCTTTTTGTTATCCGTCTCTACCATATTAATACCCCTCCGTTGGAAATGGCAGATAGTTGGCGGCAAGCTGACACAGAATCCATGGCCCGTAATTTCCTGCAATATGATCCTCATCTTTTTCATCCTAATTTAAATTATGATGGCCCGTTTCCCAACATCCCTGCCTTGGAAATACAAATAACGCCCTATCTTATTGCTATCCTTTATCGTATCTTCGGGCAGCATTACTTTTTGGCACGTTTAGTTCCAATCATTTTCTTTCTGGTATCCGCCGCCTTCCTTTATTTATTTGCGCGCCTTCATATGGATAAACGAGGAGCGGCTTTTTCCGCGCTGATTTATGGGATCTTGCCGGTCAATGTGTATTATTCACGCGCCGTCATGCCGGAATCTGCCGCGCTTATGTTTTGGATTGGCGGTATTTACTTGTTCGATCTGGGATTACGCCAGTCAAAAAAGAAGGTTCTTGCCTTGAGTGCTATACTCATGGCTCTGGCCATCATGACCAAACCCCCCGTTATATTTGCAGCACTGCCTATGATGTACCTTTGTTTTCACTACGATGGCAGGCAATGGCTGAAGAACGGGATACTATGGCTCTATGCCTTTGTTACGTTGGGAATTGCGGCAGGATACTATTACCACAGTGCCGGAGTGGCTGATTATCTATTCACTGTTGGTATTAGCAGAGATCTGGTTTTCAAGCATGCCTTGACTGCTTTTTACAGTACGGAAGCTTTGAAGTTTTTCGCAGGAACACTCCCGGTGACGCTGGGGTTTACCGGAATAATCCTGACATTGGCCGGTCTTTTCACGCTATCGTCCAATCAGAAAATTTTTATGGTTTGGTTTTTGGCGATGGTTCTCGAAGTTGTGCTAATCGTCAGTCCCATCAGGTTGAGCTATTATCTTATTTTTCTAACCGTTCCCTGTTCGCTCCTCATCGGAAATTTTATTGCTCAGATCAGCTCTGCAAACCCAAAAACGAGTACAACGTTCTTAAAATCTTTGTCCAATTCCCTGACACATTTTTTACACCCCAAATCAGTCTGGGTGCCACACGTTCCGGCGTCAAGCGAAGCAAGGAAAGCGAAGCGCGGCTGCTGTGACGGCCATTGTACTAGTACATCATTCTTAAATTCTCTTTACACCTCAAATCAGGTCTGCGTGCCACAGTTCCGGCGACAAGCGGAGCATGGATTGCGCAGCGCGGCTCTTTGCGCCAAGGATGGCGCAAGAGCCGAAAGCGGAATGTGGCATGCAGACCAGCCCAGATTATTACATCCATCTGTCATGGTATTTAGAGAACGTTGTACTAGACATAGTCCGGGAGTCGGAAGGGGTAAGGCTAAGGGGAGTATGCTTATCGCGTGTACACTTCTCTTCATCCTAATGGCTGAGAGTTATCATGCGGTCAAACCAATGTATACAGTGAATACCGCCATGGCGGAGCAGGTTGCTGTCGTCAGGCAAATAACCCAACCCAATGACCTTCTGGTTGTAGGGTCTATTGATCCTTGTCTTTTAAGCCTGGCTGATCGCAGAGGCTGGCGTTATCATATCCGAATCTATTCCGAGGTACCTCAAGATCCAATTAATGAATTGAATTATTATATCCAGCGCGGTGCAAAATATTTTGTACCGGTTTTGGGGAAAATATATGGTGATGAGAATAACCAATTACTGACGTTTATTCAAAAGAAATATCCCAAAATAGAAAACGTCCCAGGGTACCCCATGTATATCCTCCAATGA
- a CDS encoding glycosyltransferase family 2 protein, protein MDNNSNSNEFKVMIGLPAYNEAGGILNLLKSITAFRSISQYEIQVVVVDDGSKDSTAQIVETYSREHDHVTLVRHSGNKGLGEAVKTIMHYAITHLKDNDVLVTMDADNTHNPLLIESMVTTLDKRDLDLVVASRFTPGGYELGLKTLRKLFSRGAMIFFKVFFPIRNMNDYSSGYRAYRVKTIKQAQTRWRDLITTNGFDCMAEIAAKFSRMEIKAAEVPLVLNYQQKEGSSKMNVSKTVKGYFSLLGRVR, encoded by the coding sequence ATGGACAATAATTCCAATTCAAATGAGTTTAAAGTGATGATCGGATTACCGGCCTATAATGAAGCCGGCGGCATTTTAAATCTTCTGAAAAGCATTACAGCCTTTCGGAGTATCAGCCAATACGAGATCCAGGTCGTTGTTGTCGATGACGGCAGCAAGGATTCTACGGCACAAATCGTTGAGACCTATTCTCGGGAGCATGACCATGTGACGCTTGTCCGACATTCTGGAAACAAAGGACTTGGAGAAGCAGTCAAAACGATCATGCACTATGCCATAACGCACTTAAAAGATAATGACGTTCTTGTTACCATGGACGCGGATAATACGCATAATCCGCTCTTGATCGAAAGCATGGTTACCACATTGGATAAGCGTGATCTCGATCTTGTTGTTGCTTCCCGTTTTACCCCCGGTGGATACGAACTCGGATTAAAAACCCTCCGAAAATTATTCAGTCGCGGTGCGATGATTTTCTTTAAGGTATTTTTTCCTATCCGGAACATGAACGATTATTCTTCCGGTTATCGCGCCTATCGGGTAAAAACAATCAAACAAGCGCAGACGCGCTGGCGCGATTTGATTACAACCAATGGTTTCGACTGTATGGCTGAAATCGCTGCCAAATTTAGCAGGATGGAGATAAAAGCAGCTGAGGTCCCGCTGGTCCTCAATTATCAACAAAAAGAAGGCAGCAGTAAAATGAACGTTTCAAAGACCGTTAAAGGGTATTTTTCCCTGCTGGGAAGGGTAAGATAA
- a CDS encoding bifunctional folylpolyglutamate synthase/dihydrofolate synthase yields the protein MNEYEQTLEYIKKLTKFGINLGLERIQALLKRLDHPEKKINVIHIGGTNGKGSTTAMLQSILKQAGYTVGMFTSPHLHDFRERITINGEMISPEDVVTGIATIKPYLEDMVQAGIEHPTEFEVCTALAFYYFALKQPDLVLLEVGLGGEIDSTNVVHPIISVLTSIGMDHMDYLGDTLEKITEVKAGIIKECVPVVTSSDRPEVLDVIKKRAARKNARLTVIGETVNWQPEAGGRRFSYQGIHRSYHELEIALLGEHQFINAAAALAVCDVLTDTYTYDIPESAVREGLKTVTWPGRLELILRDPRVLIDGAHNVDGMMSLAKALKGYADGPLKRNRLILCMGMLADKEVEKAVAIIGPMADEIIVTKPDSPRAGDWKNVARLAEKYLPAEKVRVIEDTTAAVQEGLRLTGEDDLLCVTGSLYMISGVRQYLINAYNANHA from the coding sequence ATGAATGAGTACGAACAGACGCTGGAATATATCAAGAAATTAACAAAATTCGGGATCAATCTGGGGTTGGAACGTATCCAAGCATTGCTGAAAAGACTGGATCACCCGGAGAAAAAAATCAACGTCATTCATATCGGCGGAACAAACGGAAAAGGATCCACAACGGCTATGCTTCAGTCAATTTTGAAACAAGCCGGTTACACGGTTGGGATGTTTACCTCGCCGCATCTGCATGATTTCCGTGAAAGAATTACGATTAACGGAGAGATGATTTCGCCGGAAGATGTCGTCACAGGAATCGCTACGATAAAACCTTATCTGGAGGATATGGTTCAGGCCGGAATCGAGCATCCGACAGAATTTGAGGTCTGTACGGCGTTAGCCTTTTACTATTTTGCTCTCAAACAGCCGGATCTGGTTCTGCTTGAAGTGGGCTTGGGCGGCGAAATTGACTCGACGAATGTCGTTCACCCGATTATCTCGGTCCTTACGAGTATCGGTATGGATCATATGGATTACCTTGGCGATACACTGGAAAAAATCACGGAAGTAAAGGCCGGCATCATTAAAGAATGCGTCCCTGTGGTGACTTCTTCGGATCGGCCGGAGGTGCTTGACGTTATTAAGAAACGTGCTGCCCGCAAGAATGCACGATTGACGGTTATCGGAGAAACAGTGAACTGGCAGCCCGAAGCAGGAGGCAGACGTTTCAGCTATCAGGGTATCCATCGATCCTATCATGAACTGGAGATCGCACTGCTTGGAGAGCACCAATTTATCAATGCGGCAGCAGCGCTGGCTGTCTGTGATGTATTGACAGACACTTACACCTATGACATTCCTGAGAGCGCTGTTCGCGAAGGACTGAAAACAGTCACATGGCCGGGCCGCTTGGAATTGATCCTTCGGGATCCAAGGGTGCTGATTGACGGTGCCCATAATGTCGACGGGATGATGTCCTTGGCAAAGGCCTTAAAAGGTTATGCCGATGGGCCTTTAAAACGGAACAGACTGATACTTTGTATGGGAATGTTAGCGGATAAAGAGGTGGAAAAGGCTGTGGCAATCATTGGACCGATGGCCGATGAAATCATCGTCACGAAGCCGGATTCCCCGAGGGCCGGCGACTGGAAAAATGTCGCCCGGCTTGCGGAAAAATATCTTCCTGCTGAGAAAGTCCGGGTGATCGAAGATACTACAGCGGCAGTCCAGGAAGGACTAAGGCTTACCGGTGAGGATGACCTTCTGTGCGTAACCGGGTCCCTGTATATGATCTCAGGAGTACGGCAGTACCTGATCAACGCCTATAATGCAAATCACGCGTAA
- a CDS encoding SMR family transporter, giving the protein MIYLLALISIALGSVGQFGLKLASEELETGSGIWNLILTAINTKMVLSISCFVISMVLWIFVLRKLELSIAYPMVSMGYIFVMLLSFFFLQEQIDIQKLIGTGLIVSGVVVLNVL; this is encoded by the coding sequence ATGATCTATCTATTAGCCCTTATTTCAATTGCGTTGGGATCCGTCGGACAATTTGGTCTGAAATTAGCTTCGGAAGAGCTGGAAACAGGCAGCGGCATTTGGAATCTGATCTTAACGGCGATCAATACCAAAATGGTCTTATCGATTTCCTGCTTTGTTATCAGTATGGTCCTCTGGATTTTTGTCTTAAGAAAGTTGGAATTGAGTATCGCTTATCCGATGGTCAGCATGGGTTATATTTTTGTTATGCTATTATCATTCTTTTTTCTCCAAGAGCAGATCGATATCCAAAAGCTTATTGGTACCGGACTTATTGTCAGCGGTGTTGTGGTCCTAAATGTTCTGTAA
- the yihA gene encoding ribosome biogenesis GTP-binding protein YihA/YsxC, with protein sequence MIFRKTEFVISAVKPLQYPEGTRPELAVAGRSNVGKSSLINKLVNRKALAKVGGKPGKTQTINFFNINDEWYLVDLPGYGYAKVSMETRAQWGKMMQTYFRTRESLRGVIQLVDIRHQPTEDDKTMMEMLRVNAIPVLVIATKADKISRGQRPKHLKVIADALNIPDWRAIIPFSTEDGTGSEELNQAIDDIIYEKEAGE encoded by the coding sequence TTGATTTTTCGAAAAACTGAATTTGTTATATCCGCAGTGAAGCCGCTGCAATATCCGGAGGGTACCCGACCAGAACTTGCGGTTGCCGGACGGTCCAATGTGGGGAAATCTTCACTCATTAATAAGCTGGTTAACCGCAAAGCATTGGCGAAGGTAGGCGGGAAACCCGGCAAAACACAAACGATCAACTTTTTTAACATCAACGACGAATGGTATCTGGTCGATTTGCCGGGATACGGCTATGCAAAAGTATCGATGGAGACACGGGCACAATGGGGAAAGATGATGCAGACCTACTTTCGAACACGTGAAAGTCTGCGCGGAGTCATCCAACTGGTTGATATTCGTCATCAGCCGACGGAGGATGATAAGACAATGATGGAAATGCTTCGGGTTAATGCGATACCCGTATTGGTAATAGCCACAAAAGCGGATAAAATCTCCAGGGGACAGCGACCAAAACATTTAAAGGTTATTGCCGATGCCTTAAATATTCCGGATTGGCGGGCAATCATCCCTTTTTCGACAGAGGATGGAACCGGTAGTGAAGAGTTGAACCAAGCGATTGATGACATTATTTATGAAAAAGAAGCAGGGGAGTAA
- a CDS encoding sodium:calcium antiporter translates to MVDIILLIISLGIILLGAEVFTNGIEWLGRKLNLGEGAVGSIFAAVGTALPETLIPIIAILTATGAGGHEIGIGAILGAPFMLGTLAFCITGIAAFIFRRNNRPMYIHPEVIERDLKFFLAVYALAIVASFLPTHSLKMIVVIILLAAYAIYVYQTIKSSHGEANLEEEIPCCYFHKRGEPGLFIVLVQVVAALLIIVGGAELFIRSVQAVSAALGIPVFILAIIITPIATELPEKFNSVLWVRRGKDTLAMGNITGAMVFQSSVIPAIGISLTSWVLEPLALASAILALLSAGLQYVVIRRTKTLYPGILLLGGVFYTIFLFFAIKGITP, encoded by the coding sequence ATGGTGGATATTATTTTATTGATTATTAGTTTAGGTATCATACTGCTTGGCGCGGAAGTATTTACTAACGGTATTGAATGGCTTGGCAGAAAGCTCAATTTGGGCGAAGGTGCTGTCGGAAGCATTTTTGCCGCGGTTGGAACGGCTTTGCCGGAGACGCTGATTCCGATAATTGCTATCCTTACTGCCACAGGCGCGGGAGGCCATGAGATTGGTATTGGTGCCATTCTGGGCGCGCCGTTTATGTTAGGAACCCTGGCTTTTTGTATTACTGGGATTGCCGCGTTTATATTCAGACGAAATAATCGTCCGATGTATATCCACCCGGAGGTCATTGAACGGGATTTGAAATTCTTTTTGGCTGTATATGCTCTTGCCATTGTCGCCTCATTTTTACCGACACATTCGTTAAAAATGATTGTTGTGATCATTCTTCTAGCCGCGTACGCCATCTATGTTTACCAGACAATTAAAAGCAGTCATGGTGAAGCTAACCTGGAAGAAGAAATACCCTGCTGTTATTTTCATAAGAGAGGTGAACCGGGGTTATTCATTGTGCTGGTTCAGGTTGTCGCCGCACTCCTTATCATTGTCGGCGGAGCTGAATTATTTATTCGCTCAGTTCAGGCAGTCTCGGCGGCGCTGGGTATCCCTGTATTTATCCTGGCTATTATCATCACGCCGATTGCTACGGAGCTGCCGGAAAAATTCAACAGTGTGCTTTGGGTCCGTCGTGGTAAAGATACATTGGCTATGGGAAATATCACCGGTGCGATGGTGTTTCAAAGCTCAGTGATACCCGCCATTGGTATTTCACTGACTTCTTGGGTGCTGGAACCCCTGGCATTGGCCAGCGCGATACTTGCTCTGTTATCAGCCGGCCTTCAGTATGTGGTTATTCGCAGGACCAAAACATTGTATCCCGGGATCCTTCTCCTGGGCGGGGTATTCTACACAATATTCCTGTTCTTTGCTATTAAAGGGATAACACCATAG